In Zingiber officinale cultivar Zhangliang chromosome 9B, Zo_v1.1, whole genome shotgun sequence, the genomic window GCCGAGCTGGAGGTTAGGGCAGCCTTTTCTTCGGCTTGTTGGCAGGAGCAGACACCTTGTCTACTTTCCGCCGAGCTGCCTGGGCTTCTTCTATGTCAATCTAGCTAGAGGCCTTCCCCAGCATCTCATCAAAGTTCTTTACGAGCTCCCGAATGAGGGCTCGGAAGAACTCTCCCTCCACCAGATCATGGGAGAAGATGCTCATCAATATTTCTGTGGTAGCGGACGGGACATCTTGGGCTACCTGGTTAAAGCGTTTGATATAACTTCTCAGGGGCTCAGCAGACCCTTGTTTGAGGGCAAAGAGATAGTGATCTGTCTTCTGATATTTCCTACTACTGGAAAATAGCGTAGGAAAATGGTCTTGAAGTCTTGAAAGTAGGTGATGGACCCGTTTGGCAGTCCATCGAACCATTTTTGTGCCGAGACGCATAGAGTGTTTAAGAACACCTGCACTTGATGGCGTCGCTGTATTGGTGCAGCAGTGCAACATTCTGAAACTTTTGGTGGTGGTCCTCCGCGTCCTTACtaccatcatattctccaataGTTGGTGTCTTGTACCCCTTCGATAGCTTTTCCTCAAGTACCCTTAGAGAGGACACTTGCTCTTTGGGTACCTCCCTAGGCTCCTCCTAGATGACTATGACTTTCCCCTTCTTTGAATCCCTAGGCGGGGAGCTTTCAGTCATGGAGACCTGTGGTtgttctttcttattataacagTGTGGGCCCTTGTTGTAAAAGTCCGGGCAGGGCTCTCGGTAGAAGGCTTGAGGGAAATCCCTCGAGCTGTTTTCTTTTAGATCCCATGTCTGGTCCTTGGAAATTGCGGTCATCTTGCGTGGGTGTGAAGCGGTGGTTTGTTTTTCAAAAGCCGTTGCCTCTTGGCTTCCTTGAATAGTTCATATTCTTCTACTGGCATGGTGACATTGATTCTTCCggtatcctccatcttcacgttccaaaaCAGGCGAAgggaagttcccacagacggtgccaaattaaTCCTAGACGAAGGTCGGAGGAGCTGTTACTAGTGTTAACGGAGAGGCGACTAGGACACCCTTATCGTACGCACCCAAGAGAATGGACCCTCACGTGGCACTAACGGACGACGGTAACTAAGCCGGCAGTACTTAAGCTCTGCGCATACTCAAacaagcacacggaacgttagagaccagaCGCTAGGGGAAAAGTCCCCGACACATGCCCTCCAACGCtcgtcaggtactttttccccagaagaaaggTGTATGAAGGAAAAAGAACTGTAGAGGACAAGTGCAAATGTACGTGTGTACCTACTCaaaggagaggacctccctttttatatgaccgtgTGTAGATCTGGAGCTTGACTGATATcagagaatgtcggatgtcaTGACCTGTTGGATGATGGAGGACACGTGACACCCTTCTATAGAATGGAAGAAGGTTCTATTCGCAAATGACAGTGGACCATGGGTATATTCCCTAGCATACAACAACTATTCTCTAACAAACAGTTACGATTCCTTGACCTTGTTGTCGCCTAGCACCTTCTGTCCCACCCGAGTTTGACTAGGGGCAGCCCGGGATGATCTTTCGGGTATAACACctggctcgagtcttgatgagaaGGACGAGCTATGGCGAGAGCCCCATCTTCCCGTTTGGATTGCTAAAGAGTTGATCGAGAGTTGGCCCATTAAGAGCACTAGGCCTAGACATGTAGACCGAGCTGAGAAAACTCGACCAATCGAATCAGGTCAGGCATTACTCCCGGTTGCACATCATGTCTCAGATTTGGGATCCTGATCTGTAAGCACTCGACCGAGAATCATGCGGTTGTGGACGTAAGGCGACCCCACTTTTTCTTTCCCTAActgttgactgtcacgtccccttgacttctgactatttGGCCTTATTGGACCCCATCGTTATGCACCGTATCATCATCTATTGAGGAATTGTTAGTTGAAATTTGTTTCCTGAATTGGAGTTTCAGAAATAGTTGTTCCTGGCCTTAAACAAGGAAGTgtaagaaggaggaggagaagaaggagaagaaaaatagGGAGAGAGTAAGAAATAATATGATAGCAATAATAAAACTTATTGTTCATTAACATTTGTCCTAAagataatacaatatataatgtttaagaagtacttggtcaattgaccaattaataaataacataattattctaagaattatttttagaattattctaataattataatagaattattttaataattttaatattaatttgatttgatttggtgatttAATCCGGTCAATCCTGATGATTCTCTTTTAGGAAGAACAATCTTGTGAGTGATCTTGAGCTCATTGCATTCTGTCCCCATGGCGTGGCACAGATGATCAATGTATGATAGTTTATCTATAGTGGGTACGGTTTTAGTCAGGGCTGACACTGAGGCATGTCACCGGGGTTGATATCCTAGGTCCCCTAATTTTTAGGGGCCCTAAATTTGatatgcatatataatatatattatatataattagattgtattaataaaaatctaaaaaaaagattttattggattattttaataaaggtccaaaatatatatactattgtattattttaataaagaaaaaaatatatattttccattaaatttaaggaaaaaaattctaaaaagacaagaaagaaaaaacAAATTCTCTTTTGTTTCGTTGTACAACTCTTTTTTTATTAATTCGTTTATAGAAGTCTAAAGACTTTGAAAAGTAAAATTTGAATCATGAACATtaattttcttcctttttctcctttgaatatcttctaattaaataagaaaaatctattctccaattgaaattttaatttcatcaatattaTAATTCATTAATATATAAACTTAGTCAATATTcaatattaattattaatattgtattggagtccaatattttatgatttttcttatagatttgaaagagtttaaataaatcatctcaattttaatcatcatagaATAGATTATATCAATTGTTCTAAGCACGAACATGTTTTATTGTTCTTtcactattattttttattacttgtgtttgttTCATTGCCAATTTTGTtgctgattttgtgtattttatttttacatttgAAATTTGTAATACAAACATATTTCCAAAGAAATATCAATCTAGGagtcaaaacaaaaaaaaagaaagaaaaagagtgaaacatattatttaaattcacaaaggtgttcttcataagtttttTAAACCTAGCTCTTCAATTGAATATTCAGTTGATAAATTACAAGAAGAAAGTCAAGAAAAACTAAATGATCAAACAACAAATGAGTAACAATCgaataattaagaaaaaataaaggatcaaataacaaatgaGTAACAATCGAATAATTAAGAAAAACTAAATGATTATGCAATCAATGAGtaggaagaattgagagaaagtGATGCCAATTGGTAGTAAAATGTGAATACGCTCACTCCCAACGCTTCCGCCAACCCCCTCCTcagctttgtcgagattcgaatcccaaatctcatggtgacaacacctcatgcgctagtcactagaCCGTCCTAAAAGGACGAAAGTGATGCTTAATGTAAATGACTTGACAATATTATGCATCGAAAATTAGGTATTAgaaaaaattgatttgaaaattttatggttgattttgcttctcaaaatgctagaacatctagattttttcaatgattattttatttttttggtattacattttttgaaaaaatttggaaaacatattttgtatggtgttatactttttaaaaaatcttgagaaatatattttatataaaatttatcatattttaaataaaatatattaatttttaaattttaatttctattaagctctatttaaattatttttttatttttttttttaagagatCATTGCTCTCATGTACGCAAGTTTTATTTATACATATATCCCACACGTGTCACTCAGCATAGTAAAATTGTCTAAAAAATTTTATCCTGCGTATTCTTACTTTATACATCCATAGGCGAGAGCTATCCGGACGTCCCAATTCATTTCCGAAGATCGAGGCATCCGGAAGGACTTCCAAGTGCTCGGATCAAACTCAGTAGTCTACGGATATGAGGGGTAAGGATGTACAATGAATATATAAACACAAGTGCCctttaatatatattaattttcacCTAATAAATAAATATCACATATGATATCTCATCCTTCTCGACCAATGCTGCTTTTATTGAGAATTGACAAATGAGTCCAAGACTTTGTCATGTCCCTTTTTTTAATTCCAGCATAAGTAACTTTCCTTTGGTACTGTAAATAATAAATATTCAAAAGATCATCTAGTCACCTTCAAAATTAATCTATTAAATTAAATACTTGttcaaaccaaacacaaaataaatcaatcaattGGAGATTATTCACCTCCTCCACTTTGAACCACAAATACTTATTTGAGATCAATGCCCCTTCTCTCTCCAATTCTAACCATCAATTACAATCCAAATGAATGATTTCTTATTATCACGAGTTGACATAGTTAATATTTACTATATGTATTTTAATAGAATTTGGGTTAATTTTTAAtaggtataaaatattttattgagtGTCTGATCTCTAACATATAAAGAGTTATTGTGTTAAGATAAAATGTCTCTTCTATAATTTATTTGTCTATATCTTATCATAGACTATTTGGGATTAATGAAATCTTCTTTAGTTCAATTTCTTACCTCAAATTGTAATAATTAAGCAAAAGAAGGTGTGAGCCACATAACTGAATCCTAGCTCAGCATTTGCATGCATTTCAGAAATTCCTGAGATCCATACGTATTCATTCTCCTCCTCCATATCTAAGTAACCATTCCAGAATTAATAGTCTAAAACTTCTCAAATGGaagaatttatttattaaatatatatatatgttcaacAAAATTTATGGTTTATATAACCAAATCTCACTATGATGCCATCATAAAAAGCCATAGTGAGAGGCCTGGATATGAAGTAGCTAGCTAGCATGCAGAAAGCTACAGACTATAGTGAATACGATTGTTTGCTCTTTCCATACTGTGATCATCTTCCTCAAATAATCCGTTTCTTCCAGAATGAAACCTTTCTGAGAAGAAGATTCTTCTTAGCGAGTTCAGACTCACCGGGACGTCCACATTGACAGTGAAGATTCCTCGCACTGGTCGATGGTCGGAGAGCTTTGACTCACACCGCTCGTATCGCTTTTGCTTAATTCCTTCTCCGTGCCAAAGAATTCTATCGCACCTGTACAAAGTCACACTCGATAATTCAAAAAGTAAACGGAAATGTCAACCCTGAACAACCCAATATCATCAATATCTCACCATGCCGGAGCTCGCCTTTTCTCGCCTTTTTGGCCTCGAATGCATCCGTAGTAGTCGTCGGAGTTGGGGTAGTATTTGTATGTAGGGGGAAATGTTATGCCACCTTCTTGCCAATCTTCAAACACCCTTCCTTTGGAGAACTCTGCTCTGAGCTGCAGCCATTGTCCTCAGTGAAAACAGAGCAGAGATTATAACTTCAATCAAGAGTGAGAGTTACCTGATCTTTCTCAAACAATGTGTTCCACTGCTTTTGCTCCACCAGTGATCTCGTCATCGCCTCAGGCAAAGAGATTCTATAGTTCAAATCGCCCAACAAGATCACTCGTCTGCATTCAGTACCCCAAAACTGAATTATTGGtctgatcattttttttttaaaaaaaaaacaacttgcAGTATTCTGCACTAGATTATGTGGAGCTGACTCACCTAAAGGATAGTTTGATGGAATTAGTCCAGATTTTAAGGTAGTTAAGGACTGATACATTCAAATTGGGTGAATAGTTAGACTTACTCATGGTTAAATATTTTTTGTGGCAAATCAAGAGAGGGACCTCGAGGGAAGCTGGTTCTTGAGAGAATCTCCATGGCATCTGAGTTCCTATTCATCTCGTCTCCTTCCTTTCCACCTGAAGCCAGATGACAACACACGAAGCAGAAGCTCGTCTCATGGAGGCAGAACCTGGCCGAAACAGCGCCCTACATGCAAACTCAAGTCTGATGATCCATCTGAATAAGAAACTTCAATGAAAGACATGGACTGACTACCTTGTTTCCGAGGCATCCCATGATGCCACAGCCAACACAGGCGACCGATGGGTGGCGAACGTAGCACTGAAGTTCATGACGCACCCACACTGACACCAAAACGCCGACCATCAGCTTGCTTATAATGCAGTGGAAATCCGTCATGAATCCGCCGCCGTCAGAGCTGCAGCCTTCCTTTACCGGGTGCACCTTCTGCTTCTCCCCTGCCTTGCCTTCTCTTCCTCCAAGACCACATGAAAACTTGTTCAGCGTCTTCCTTATCAGTGAGTTCCACTGCGCAAGGATCCTCATTTTCTCCTTACCGAGCACATTCTTCGCGCTGAGCGGCACGATTTCCTGAAACCTGCAACCAAATTTTAATCGACTCGTTCAGTTAAGAGTGCATTGGGATGAGAAGGTATTGATTAAAGCTCACCCCAACACATAGATATCATAATAGTTGTTGTGTATGTCCAACCAGTCCTCCAAGCTCACATCATCCGAAGGCAGAACTCCACCGACATTCCAAGTGCCAACAAATAGTCTGGAACAGTAAGTTACCGGCATTAGAATTGTCCAGGAAAAAAATGACAGAGGTTGAGTTTTCTGATCAAGTACTTGTATTTCCTAGTGTCCTTCTGATCACCAACTAGCTGCTTCGGAATCATCAGTCGGTCGAAATCGATGAAATCGAGCGATGTTTGGGAGCAAGAGAAGTCTGTGACAAATGAGTTACTCCCGACCGGCCATCTCAGCAGCTTGTTTGCCACCAATCTAGGCCACAAGACCTGCTCATGAAGGTATATTGAGCCTTTCTCGATTGATTCTTGCAAGCAAATTGCAGAGGAAAGAGTGCTTACCTCTCCTTGGTTTTCTTTCTCTGGCATGATCACTTGGTGCTTGAAGGAATGGCAAGGGAGAGGAGAAAAAGGCTATACGACTCTAATCCAGGAGGAGAAGCTTCAGCTTCATGGGGCTGAAAAGAgaatataaatagataaaaataagtcAAGAAACTCTTCTGATTTATTGAATAGTATGAGCATGTAGAGACATACATTGCATGCCACACTGCATGCAAACTGATGAGAATAAAATCAGAGAGACAATAAGTCTACTAAGGAGAGACAAAGAAGGAACTGGGGACCATGTCCATGGCCTCACTGAAGGATGTTGCTACTGGTTTCATGTGGAAAGAGCTTTGTTTAAGCTAGATAGCTTCCTTGTAGCTTAGGGTGGCCTCCAACCTGATCTAGCAGTGCCACTTGCTCTTAAATAATTTCTTCAACTTGGCAAGCCAACTTGCATGTCTGAAACAAGCGAATTAATGAAGTAGAAGTAAATTACAATCTTGTTTCAGCATTTTCAAGTTCAGATTTAAAATTgaataatacttgaacataagaATCAGTATCTTGCCTTTGACGAAATGGAAGTGAGGTTGTGGTGAAGCCAAGTAATGAGAAGGCAACCATATGTATGAGCTGAGAAGATATGTACATATTGAAGATTGTGGATTGCATTACATTCTTTTAAGCTACAAGACAATAACAGAGTAGTTTATCTAGTCGCATAAAACATTAGCAATCATGAAAATTGTTAGAGGTATCATGACTAAGATTGTGGGTAGAAATGCTGCCAAGGTTGGCTTCCGGTCTGTATCATGGAGGATTCAAGAAGAATGAGCAA contains:
- the LOC122024657 gene encoding type IV inositol polyphosphate 5-phosphatase 9-like isoform X1, encoding MPEKENQGEVLWPRLVANKLLRWPVGSNSFVTDFSCSQTSLDFIDFDRLMIPKQLVGDQKDTRKYKLFVGTWNVGGVLPSDDVSLEDWLDIHNNYYDIYVLGFQEIVPLSAKNVLGKEKMRILAQWNSLIRKTLNKFSCGLGGREGKAGEKQKVHPVKEGCSSDGGGFMTDFHCIISKLMVGVLVSVWVRHELQCYVRHPSVACVGCGIMGCLGNKGAVSARFCLHETSFCFVCCHLASGGKEGDEMNRNSDAMEILSRTSFPRVLNYLKIWTNSIKLSFRRVILLGDLNYRISLPEAMTRSLVEQKQWNTLFEKDQLRAEFSKGRVFEDWQEGGITFPPTYKYYPNSDDYYGCIRGQKGEKRRAPAWCDRILWHGEGIKQKRYERCESKLSDHRPVRGIFTVNVDVPVSLNSLRRIFFSERFHSGRNGLFEEDDHSMERANNRIHYSL
- the LOC122024657 gene encoding type IV inositol polyphosphate 5-phosphatase 9-like isoform X2, with the protein product MPEKENQGEVLWPRLVANKLLRWPVGSNSFVTDFSCSQTSLDFIDFDRLMIPKQLVGDQKDTRKYKLFVGTWNVGGVLPSDDVSLEDWLDIHNNYYDIYVLGFQEIVPLSAKNVLGKEKMRILAQWNSLIRKTLNKFSCGLGGREGKAGEKQKVHPVKEGCSSDGGGFMTDFHCIISKLMVGVLVSVWVRHELQCYVRHPSVACVGCGIMGCLGNKGAVSARFCLHETSFCFVCCHLASGGKEGDEMNRNSDAMEILSRTSFPRGPSLDLPQKIFNHERVILLGDLNYRISLPEAMTRSLVEQKQWNTLFEKDQLRAEFSKGRVFEDWQEGGITFPPTYKYYPNSDDYYGCIRGQKGEKRRAPAWCDRILWHGEGIKQKRYERCESKLSDHRPVRGIFTVNVDVPVSLNSLRRIFFSERFHSGRNGLFEEDDHSMERANNRIHYSL